The following coding sequences lie in one Colias croceus chromosome 1, ilColCroc2.1 genomic window:
- the LOC123691691 gene encoding tyrosine-protein kinase Drl: MSWFVYLLLLPACFAHLNVYLSSEEVWRLLGLTAELYYVREGQINSYALNFNVPVPATIGELHFTWQSLTRRPLPYTLRVDVVSHPEALHPPTFNIPTTGFVPTEPQTWQVDLPCTHTVAAEVDVTISMNISTGSSSTALHFRRRKICLKDVPRPAVRVDNAPHAPTSADIFYAGAGCAGGALLIAAVAAAACRARARKLRRARSDEQDAHAFLPDSSCKSAASYTSYRRPASLPAVAAEERARDLQQRIAELTIQRCRVRLRSVAMEGTFGRVYRGTYADEDGREQEVLVKTVAEHASQVQVSLLLQEGCMLYGLHHDRVLSVLGVSIEDQTAPFLLYPWGSCWKNLKQFLLSCRGVAIGGAASGAPPPALTTQHVVRMALHALDGLSYLHSQHVLHKDIAARNCVVDENLRVMIADNALSRDLFPADYHCLGDNENRPIKWLALEALSKKQFSPASDVWALGVLLWELTTLAHQPYAEVDPFEVAAYLRDGYRLQQPANCPDELFAVMAYCWAMSPDDRPTLPQLQIFLRDFHAQLTRFV; this comes from the exons GTCTAACAGCAGAGCTGTATTACGTTCGAGAAGGTCAGATCAACTCCTACGCACTAAATTTCAACGTGCCTGTTCCCGCTACGATTGGAGAGTTGCATTTCACATGGCAAAGTCTTACGAGAAGACCG TTGCCATACACTCTACGCGTTGATGTGGTTTCACATCCTGAGGCGTTGCATCCGCCCACTTTCAACATTCCTACTACAGGCTTTGTACCAACAGAGCCTCAGACTTGGCAGGTCGACCTGCCTTGCACGCACACCGTCGCCGCGGAAGTTGATGTCACTATATCTATGAATATCTCCACTGGTTCTTCATCCACCGCGCTGCACTTCAGAAGACGGAAAATATGCCTTAAAGACGTTCCTCGACCAGCTGTGAGAGTCGATAACGCGCCCCACGCGCCAACGTCAGCTGATATATTCTACGCGGGAGCTGGTTGTGCTGGTGGAGCCCTATTGATAGCAGCAGTGGCCGCGGCCGCTTGCAGAGCTCGAGCTAGGAAGCTCCGAAGAGCTAGGAGCGATGAACAAGACGCTCATGCCTTTTTACCAGACTCGTCTTGCAAGTCAGCCGCCAGTTATACCAGCTACCGCCGTCCTGCGTCGTTACCGGCAGTAGCTGCGGAAGAAAGAGCGAGAGATCTTCAGCAAAGGATTGCAGAATTAACAATACAGAGATGTCGCGTCAGGTTACGATCTGTTGCCATGGAAGGCACGTTCGGCCGCGTCTATAGAGGAACGTATGCTGATGAAGATGGTAGAGAGCAAGAAGTATTGGTCAAAACTGTAGCGGAACATGCATCACAAGTGCAG GTGTCGCTACTATTACAAGAGGGCTGTATGCTTTATGGGCTTCACCACGACCGGGTGCTTTCCGTACTTGGTGTGAGCATCGAAGATCAGACGGCTCCTTTCCTACTGTACCCCTGGGGCTCCTGTTGGAAGAACCTGAAGCAGTTCCTTCTGTCATGCCGCGGGGTCGCGATAGGAGGCGCGGCCAGTGGCGCTCCGCCCCCCGCGCTCACCACACAGCACGTGGTTAGAATGGCGCTCCACGCGTTGGACGGACTCTCCTATCTTCATTCGCAACACGTCCTCCATAAGGATATCGCTGCAAGAAATTGCGt TGTCGACGAGAACCTGCGAGTAATGATCGCGGACAATGCGCTATCCCGGGATCTGTTCCCCGCGGACTACCACTGCCTTGGCGATAACGAGAACCGGCCCATCAAGTGGTTAGCCCTAGAGGCGTTGTCCAAGAAGCAGTTTAGCCCAGCATCTGATGTGTGGGCGCTAGGCGTGTTGCTATGGGAACTGACGACGCTAGCTCACCAGCCGTACGCGGAGGTGGACCCGTTTGAAGTGGCCGCGTATTTAAGGGATGGATACCGGTTGCAGCAGCCTGCGAATTGCCCGGATGAGCT GTTCGCGGTAATGGCGTACTGCTGGGCGATGTCCCCCGACGATCGGCCAACTTTGCCGCAGTTGCAGATCTTCCTCAGAGACTTCCACGCGCAGTTGACGAGATTCGTCTAA